The Longimicrobiales bacterium genome contains the following window.
CTCCGAGACGGCCTGCGCGAGCGAGCGCGGCGTCGTACGCGACTCGTCGTACTCGACCGTCGCGCGTCCCTGCTGCAGGTTCACATCGGCTCTCGTCACGCCATCGACTTCTTCGAGCGCCTCGGTGACCGACTTCACGCAGTGGCCGCACGTCATTCCGGAAACCTTCAGGGTCGTCGTTGCCATTGTTCCTCCAGAGGGCGCGGCTACCGCCGCGCCGGTTGAATGCAATGGCACCTGCGCCATTGCTTTGCCAGTTTCGGGCCGCACTCAGGCGGCACGCGCAAGCCGTCGCAGCCGGAGCGAGTTGGAGACGACGCTCACGGAGCTGAGCGCCATGGCCGCACTCGCGATCACGGGCGAGAGCAGGACGCCGCTCACCGGGTACAGCACACCCGCCGCGATCGGGATTCCAATCACGTTGTAGATGAACGCCCAGAACAGGTTCTGACGGATCACACGCATCGTGCGGCGTGAGATCTCGAGCGCAGTCGCCACTGCACCGGGATCGCCGCCGACGAGCGTGACGTCGGATGCCTCGAGCGCGACGTCGGTGCCGCTCCCGATCGCGAAGCCGACGTCCGCCTGCGCGAGCGCAGGTGCATCGTTCACACCGTCGCCGACCATCGCGACACGACGCCCGGTCTCGTTCTGCAGCCGCTTCACCGTACGCGCCTTGTCCTGCGGCAGCACCTCTGCGACGACGTTGTCGATGCCGACGTCGCGCGCGACGGCACGCGCCGTGGTCTCGTTGTCGCCGGTGAGCATCCAGACGTCGATGCCCAGCTCGCGCAGCTTCGCTACCGCAGCGCGACTCGTCGGCTTGACGGGATCCGCGATCGCGAGCACGCCGCGCGCACGTCCGTCCACGGCCACGAACACGGGCGTCGCACCGCGGCCTGCCCAGTCGCGCGCGGTCTGCTCGAGCGCGCTCGCGTCCACTGCCCACTCCTCCATCAGTGCACGGTTGCCGATCGCGATGCCGTGCCCGTCGACGACCGCCTGGATCCCGCGGCCGCCGTGTGACAGGAACGACTCGGGCTCATCCAGTTCCAGGCCCGCATCACGCGCAGCCTCGGTGATCGCCGCACCCAGCGGGTGCTCGCTGCCTCGCTCGGCCGAGCCGGCCAGGCGCAGCAGCTCGCCGACCGGAGCGACGCTCCGGTTGCGACCGATCTCGACGAGCGTGCCATCGTCCGGGTCGGACGGGAGCACCGCGCCACCCACGAGGGCCGGCCGCCCCTCCGTGATCGTGCCGGTCTTGTCCAGGACGACCACGCCGATATCGCGTGCGGTCTCCAGGCTCTCCGCGTTGCGGAAGAGAATGCCGCGCTCCGCTGCGCCGCCCGTGCCGACCATGACCGCCGTCGGCGTCGCAAGGCCCAGTGCGCACGGGCACGCGATGATCAGCACCGTCACGAACGACACGGTCGCGAACACGAACGACGGATCCGGCCCGAAGGCGAGCCACACCAGGAACGACAGGACCGCGATGCCGATCACGATCGGGACGAACACGCCCGCCACGCGATCGGCAAGCCGCTGAATCGGCGCGCGCGAACCCTGCGCCTGCTGCACCAGCCGGACGATCTGCGCCAGTGCGGTGTCGCGACCGACACGCGTCGCACGGAAGCGCAGGCTGCCAGTGCCGTTGATCGTGCCGCCCACGACCTCGTCGCCCGGCCCCTTCTCCACCGGCAGCGACTCGCCCGTCAGCATCGACTCGTCGACTGCACTGCGTCCGTTCTC
Protein-coding sequences here:
- a CDS encoding heavy-metal-associated domain-containing protein, coding for MATTTLKVSGMTCGHCVKSVTEALEEVDGVTRADVNLQQGRATVEYDESRTTPRSLAQAVSEEGYQAEEIQ
- a CDS encoding copper-translocating P-type ATPase, coding for IDLLDRLMMPLTHGILDLFPFLGDMSAGALRWTLLLLTLPVIAWSGRPFFRGAWSGALHGTTDMNTLIALGTGAAFLYSAVATVVPSVFTSAGLPPDVYYEAVSMIIALILLGKVLEARAKGSTSDAIRALMGLQPKTARVVVDGEERDVEIAALKVGDVIVVRPGEKVAVDGVVENGRSAVDESMLTGESLPVEKGPGDEVVGGTINGTGSLRFRATRVGRDTALAQIVRLVQQAQGSRAPIQRLADRVAGVFVPIVIGIAVLSFLVWLAFGPDPSFVFATVSFVTVLIIACPCALGLATPTAVMVGTGGAAERGILFRNAESLETARDIGVVVLDKTGTITEGRPALVGGAVLPSDPDDGTLVEIGRNRSVAPVGELLRLAGSAERGSEHPLGAAITEAARDAGLELDEPESFLSHGGRGIQAVVDGHGIAIGNRALMEEWAVDASALEQTARDWAGRGATPVFVAVDGRARGVLAIADPVKPTSRAAVAKLRELGIDVWMLTGDNETTARAVARDVGIDNVVAEVLPQDKARTVKRLQNETGRRVAMVGDGVNDAPALAQADVGFAIGSGTDVALEASDVTLVGGDPGAVATALEISRRTMRVIRQNLFWAFIYNVIGIPIAAGVLYPVSGVLLSPVIASAAMALSSVSVVSNSLRLRRLARAA